The segment agatatgtattatatatatatatatatatatatatagggaaAATAAAACTCCATATTTGATTgtgttacttatattaaatctttataacttatttattatacctatTCAACTTCTCCTTGGTTTTCTTATTACGCTATATTTTAACACAGTCCAGTTATTTAGCTGCAAAACACAACATTTATCGAAACATGTGTATTTTTACtcgtgttaaataaaattattttatataatcctgCTTTAAAGAATggaattttagaaaaattgtGATGgtcaaaaaaaatcatctctGATACACTTACATCGCAATTAAAGACCACACTGATTATCTTAACAAATGATACCATGGGCTTATGACAAACAATATGTGGACACAGAAATTCGCACAAATGAAGTCATcacatactaaatattttaaacagtttaaCTGAACATTGTAAAATGCTAAATCCATTATCTTCAGAAAATTTTTAcactgttaaaattataagacatGAAATCTTATGAAATGTTCACGAATAACCTACTTATAAACTAACTCTTTTTTAAATCTGGTACAATAAGGATTAAGATATTGTAAAATCTCCGATAACTTTAGGATATCCATATATGACTGTCTGGGTTTGCGTCTCCGAGTCATTATCGTTTGCCACACATTGTGTGCCATCacctacaaaaattttaataagtttaatatgaatttcataaatgtgccaatattttgtttgctcCTACAATACTTACTtccatataaaacaattgttttgtttaacttATTGATGGTtacctgaaaataaaataacatacatacagtaaaaaaaaaatcaaatagtataattttctatactaAGTTCTAATACTTACAGGTGATAGAACAATTTCTCTATACTTTTTTAAGTACAACTTTAAGGGCTCTACATAATTGTCGAAGCCCAGTGCGTTCATAGCAAACAATACATCTTCACCATTAATGGTTTTCCTCTTTTCCATCTGACAACGATCACTCGCCTCGCttgttataaatgatatgAACTCAGATATACACTCCTGTACACATTCCCTCGCATCTTTAGcaatctgaaatatatttttcttattacgtATTGACAATATACATTCTGAGAACATCCACATATGATAATGTTCACAGCCTTTACAATCCTTGTTTACAAGAGAATTGTTCACAATCATCACCTTTCCATTTTCAGGGATAGcccttttcattatttttgcgATGTTTGCAATGGGTAGGAAACGATCTTGTTCTCTAAGGGGGACATTTTTTCCTCCGCTATTTGAATCTGAATTGTTCTCCTCTTGTtcttaaaggaaaataaagttttagaagtaaattaaaactataatatccGTTTTACCTAACAAGTACTCGGCTATTTACCTAGAACGTCGTCAGTGTTCACGACGTACGTTTCCTCGTCAACGGCCCAACCACCATCCAATCTCACCAAATCGCCACCAAGATCGTCACTTTCCATTGTCTTCTATACCCTGATATGTTAGTAATCAGATATACAATTCTAGGTTACCtgataatcaaaattaattgttttgatttagatttttaaatttttaattatagtaagtagaatgaatattcattaaagtgatttttacaaaaatttgtgctattattgcaatttaaaacaaactacaAACATTTACGGAATATCAAATACGTAAACTGTCAACCTACAAGTAAACAACAATTGcctaaaatgttgatatttgaATATCGTCTGTGGCAAAAATGGTGAAAGCGACATTACCGAAATAGGATTCTATTggattatcaattaaaaaaaag is part of the Danaus plexippus chromosome 11, MEX_DaPlex, whole genome shotgun sequence genome and harbors:
- the LOC116765956 gene encoding uncharacterized protein LOC116765956 — encoded protein: MESDDLGGDLVRLDGGWAVDEETYVVNTDDVLEQEENNSDSNSGGKNVPLREQDRFLPIANIAKIMKRAIPENGKIAKDARECVQECISEFISFITSEASDRCQMEKRKTINGEDVLFAMNALGFDNYVEPLKLYLKKYREIVLSPVTINKLNKTIVLYGSDGTQCVANDNDSETQTQTVIYGYPKVIGDFTIS